From Hymenobacter sedentarius, a single genomic window includes:
- a CDS encoding OmpA family protein, with product MRCNSVLGAFRLGMMFLLWLATAEAAWSQMPVKVQTPTNTKARNLLEKAQQQTKERDFIKAIETLNQLNQKFPSFGEPYLLKGSLLKAIGDNRGALAAYRDGLSKVPTDAVHASEYQMLGDLALSYGEYQTAMDAYKQLLKVAPKTQRNLAKSQRQLLTCEFALEAMKHPVGEAPVPLPAPMNSFKFQYFPALTADNRFLLFTGRPAASSGEDLFVSRQNKDGSFGAPVSISPAINTSYNEGAGSISGDGKTLVFASCDRPKAIGNCDLYISRRTGNNWSKPVNLGTNVNSTEWDSQPTLSADGRTLYFTSTRRGGQGQEDIYVTTLQPDGTWSAAQNLGTPVNTPGKDMAPFIHASGTTLYYVTDGLVGMGGLDVFRCEKTAAGKWSEPRNLGYPLNTFENEASLFITSDNQKGFCSRSRVSDEPLNGARMTRERPVELFSFSVPAPVKARETSTYTQGRVFDAITKKPLKAEVKLYDVETDELTQFVTSDPEYGDYTVVLNEGHHYAMYAAADKYLLKSLSFDYTDQHTFDPLTLDIYLEPVRSGRSVVLNNLFFDTNKYDLKPQSRTELNRLIEFLRQYRDVQIEVSGYTDNVGTPEANLQLSERRAQSVVAYLSSHGISPNRLRSKGYGEGHALAANDTEGHRQLNRRIELHIL from the coding sequence ATGCGTTGCAATTCAGTGTTGGGGGCGTTCCGCCTCGGAATGATGTTTCTGTTGTGGCTGGCCACGGCGGAAGCTGCTTGGAGCCAGATGCCCGTCAAGGTGCAAACGCCCACCAACACCAAGGCCCGCAACCTGCTCGAGAAAGCCCAGCAGCAAACCAAGGAGCGGGACTTTATCAAGGCCATTGAAACGCTGAACCAGCTCAACCAGAAGTTTCCCTCCTTCGGGGAGCCTTACCTGCTGAAAGGCTCGTTGCTGAAAGCCATCGGCGACAACCGGGGTGCCCTGGCCGCCTACCGCGACGGCCTGAGCAAAGTGCCCACTGATGCGGTCCATGCGTCGGAATACCAAATGCTCGGGGACTTAGCCTTGAGCTACGGAGAATACCAAACGGCGATGGATGCCTACAAGCAGCTGCTGAAAGTGGCCCCCAAAACGCAGAGAAACCTGGCCAAATCGCAGCGCCAGCTGCTGACCTGTGAGTTTGCGCTGGAGGCCATGAAGCACCCCGTGGGCGAAGCGCCCGTGCCACTGCCCGCGCCGATGAACAGCTTTAAGTTTCAGTATTTCCCGGCCCTGACGGCCGATAACCGCTTTCTGCTGTTTACGGGGCGGCCGGCCGCCAGCAGTGGCGAGGATTTATTTGTGAGCCGGCAAAACAAGGACGGCTCGTTTGGGGCGCCGGTGTCGATATCGCCGGCCATCAACACGAGCTACAACGAAGGCGCCGGCTCCATTTCGGGCGATGGCAAAACCCTGGTTTTTGCTTCCTGCGACCGGCCCAAGGCCATTGGCAACTGCGACCTGTACATTTCGCGCCGGACCGGCAACAACTGGAGCAAGCCCGTGAACCTCGGCACCAACGTCAACTCCACGGAGTGGGACTCGCAGCCCACGCTTTCGGCCGATGGGCGCACGCTGTACTTCACCTCGACCCGCCGCGGCGGCCAAGGCCAGGAAGACATTTACGTAACCACCCTGCAGCCCGATGGCACCTGGAGCGCGGCCCAGAACCTAGGCACTCCCGTCAACACGCCGGGCAAGGACATGGCCCCGTTTATTCACGCCAGCGGCACCACGCTGTACTACGTGACCGACGGGCTGGTGGGCATGGGCGGGCTCGACGTGTTTCGGTGCGAGAAAACCGCGGCCGGCAAGTGGAGCGAGCCCCGCAACCTGGGCTACCCGCTCAATACGTTCGAAAACGAAGCCTCGCTCTTCATTACCTCGGATAACCAGAAAGGCTTTTGCTCGCGCAGCCGCGTGTCGGATGAGCCGCTGAACGGGGCCCGCATGACCCGCGAGCGGCCCGTTGAGCTGTTTAGCTTTTCGGTGCCGGCGCCGGTGAAGGCCCGTGAAACCAGTACCTATACCCAGGGCCGCGTATTCGATGCCATCACCAAAAAACCGCTCAAGGCCGAGGTGAAGCTCTACGACGTGGAAACCGACGAGCTGACGCAGTTCGTGACTTCCGACCCGGAGTATGGCGACTACACGGTGGTGCTGAACGAGGGGCACCACTACGCCATGTACGCGGCCGCCGACAAGTACCTGCTCAAAAGCCTCAGCTTCGATTATACCGACCAGCACACCTTCGATCCGTTAACCCTGGATATTTACCTGGAGCCGGTGCGCTCGGGGCGCAGCGTGGTATTGAACAACCTGTTTTTTGATACCAACAAGTACGACCTCAAGCCGCAGTCGCGCACGGAGCTGAACCGGCTCATCGAGTTTCTGCGGCAGTACCGGGACGTGCAAATCGAGGTATCGGGCTACACCGACAACGTGGGCACGCCCGAGGCCAACCTCCAGTTATCGGAGCGACGGGCGCAGTCGGTGGTGGCTTACTTGTCCAGCCACGGCATTTCGCCCAATCGCCTGCGCTCCAAAGGGTACGGCGAGGGCCACGCGCTGGCTGCCAACGACACCGAAGGCCACCGCCAGCTCAACCGCCGCATCGAGCTTCATATCCTGTAA
- a CDS encoding methylmalonyl-CoA mutase family protein, with translation MQAPVAPYKPKNHVRIVTAAALFDGHDAAINIMRRIIQSSGAEVIHLGHNRSVQEIVDCAIQEDAQAIAITSYQGGHNEYFKYMHDLLKERGAGHIKIFGGGGGVILPTEIAELQGYGITRIYSPDDGRAMGLQGMINNLLEQADFPTGQNLNGEAGHVKEKDARSIGRLISAAENFPEEFERVKDQLVQEFQQSEADQNQNLSAKHSAPILGITGTGGAGKSSLVDELVRRFLMDFPDKTIAIISVDPSKRKTGGALLGDRIRMNSINSPRVYMRSLATRQSNLALSRYVQDAVDVVRAANYDLIILETSGIGQSDTEIIEHSDASLYVMTPEYGAATQLEKIDMLDFADVIALNKFDKRGALDALRDVRKQYQRNHGLWDTPTDEMPVFGTIASQFNDPGMNRLYRAVLKMLETKTGATFSSSLETSTSDSEKIYIIPPHRTRYLSEIAETNRAYDQRVREQAQIAEVAGAFAKLEEHYRAEKKDGDSTVEEFSKNKQTQLRRLDADSQAILENWENILQNYRNPEYVYSVRGKEIRVQTHTKSLSGNMIPKVATPRYTGWGDRLRWAMQENFPGEFPYTAGVFPFKREGEDPTRMFAGEGGPERTNRRFHYVSMGLPAKRLSTAFDSVTLYGEDPDLRPDIYGKIGNAGVSIACLDDAKKLYSGFNLANPSTSVSMTINGPAAQLAAFFMNAAIDQQCELYIKENGLEAEVNAKIDRIYAEKNLTRPRYQGDLPDGNDGLGLMLLGVTGDQVLPADVYATIKAKTLTQVRGTVQADILKEDQAQNTCIFSTEFALRLMGDVQEYFIQQKVRNFYSVSISGYHIAEAGANPITQLALTLSNGFTFVEYYVSRGMSVNDFAPNLSFFFSNGIDPEYAVIGRVARRIWAKAMKLKYGADARSQMLKYHIQTSGRSLHAQEIDFNDIRTTLQALYAIYDNCNSLHTNAYDEAITTPTEESVRRAMAIQLIINRELGLAKNENPLQGSFIIEELTDLVEEAVLLEFDRITERGGVLGAMETMYQRGKIQEESMHYEMLKHTGEYPIIGVNTFLSSKGSPTVVPAEVIRATEEEKQYQIDMLTLLHQRNADQAPARLKQLQQVAVANGNLFAELMETVKYCSLGQITNALFEVGGQYRRNM, from the coding sequence ATGCAAGCTCCCGTTGCGCCCTACAAGCCCAAAAATCACGTTCGTATTGTAACTGCTGCCGCGCTGTTCGACGGCCACGACGCGGCCATCAACATCATGCGCCGCATCATCCAGAGCAGCGGCGCCGAGGTGATTCACCTCGGCCACAACCGCTCGGTACAGGAAATTGTGGATTGCGCCATTCAGGAAGATGCCCAGGCCATTGCCATCACCAGCTACCAGGGCGGCCACAACGAGTACTTCAAGTACATGCACGACCTGCTGAAGGAGCGCGGCGCGGGCCACATCAAAATTTTCGGCGGCGGCGGCGGCGTGATTCTGCCCACCGAAATTGCCGAGCTGCAGGGCTACGGCATCACCCGCATCTACTCGCCTGACGATGGCCGCGCCATGGGCTTGCAGGGCATGATTAACAACCTGCTGGAGCAGGCCGACTTCCCCACGGGCCAGAACTTGAACGGCGAGGCCGGCCACGTGAAAGAGAAAGACGCCCGCAGCATCGGCCGCCTGATTTCAGCGGCGGAGAACTTCCCCGAGGAGTTTGAGCGGGTGAAAGACCAGCTGGTGCAGGAGTTTCAGCAGAGCGAGGCCGACCAGAATCAGAACCTCAGCGCGAAGCACTCCGCTCCCATCCTCGGCATCACGGGCACGGGCGGCGCGGGCAAGTCGTCGCTGGTGGATGAGCTGGTGCGGCGCTTTTTGATGGACTTCCCGGACAAGACCATTGCCATTATTTCCGTCGACCCCAGCAAGCGCAAGACGGGCGGCGCCCTGCTCGGCGACCGGATTCGGATGAATTCCATCAACTCGCCGCGGGTGTATATGCGCAGCCTGGCCACGCGCCAGAGCAACCTGGCGCTGAGCCGCTACGTGCAGGATGCGGTGGACGTGGTGCGTGCCGCCAACTACGACCTCATCATCCTCGAAACCTCCGGCATCGGCCAGTCCGACACCGAAATCATCGAGCACTCCGACGCCAGCCTGTATGTGATGACGCCCGAATACGGCGCGGCCACGCAACTGGAGAAAATTGACATGCTCGATTTCGCCGACGTCATTGCCCTGAACAAATTCGACAAGCGCGGCGCCCTCGACGCCCTGCGTGACGTGCGCAAACAGTACCAGCGCAACCACGGCCTGTGGGACACGCCCACTGACGAGATGCCTGTATTCGGTACCATCGCTTCGCAGTTCAACGACCCGGGCATGAACCGCCTCTATCGGGCCGTGCTGAAGATGCTGGAAACCAAAACCGGCGCCACCTTCTCCTCCAGCCTCGAAACCAGCACGTCGGACTCGGAGAAGATTTACATCATCCCGCCGCACCGCACCCGCTACCTCTCGGAGATTGCCGAAACCAACCGTGCCTACGACCAGCGCGTTCGCGAGCAGGCCCAGATTGCGGAAGTAGCCGGTGCCTTTGCCAAGCTGGAGGAGCACTACCGCGCCGAGAAAAAAGACGGCGACAGCACGGTGGAGGAGTTCAGCAAGAACAAGCAAACCCAGCTCCGCCGCCTCGACGCCGACAGCCAGGCCATTCTGGAAAACTGGGAAAACATCCTGCAGAACTACCGCAACCCCGAGTACGTGTACTCGGTGCGCGGCAAGGAAATCCGGGTGCAGACGCACACCAAGTCGCTGTCGGGCAACATGATTCCGAAGGTGGCCACGCCGCGCTACACCGGCTGGGGCGACCGGCTGCGTTGGGCCATGCAGGAAAACTTCCCCGGCGAATTCCCCTACACGGCCGGCGTGTTCCCCTTCAAGCGCGAGGGCGAAGACCCCACCCGCATGTTTGCCGGCGAGGGCGGACCGGAGCGCACCAACCGCCGCTTCCACTACGTGAGCATGGGCCTGCCCGCCAAGCGCCTGAGCACGGCCTTCGACTCGGTTACGCTCTACGGCGAAGACCCCGATTTGCGGCCCGACATCTACGGCAAAATCGGCAACGCCGGCGTGAGCATTGCCTGCCTAGATGATGCCAAGAAGCTCTACTCAGGCTTCAACCTGGCCAACCCCAGCACGTCGGTATCGATGACCATTAACGGTCCGGCCGCCCAGCTGGCTGCGTTTTTCATGAATGCTGCCATCGACCAGCAGTGCGAGCTGTACATCAAGGAAAACGGCCTGGAGGCGGAAGTCAACGCTAAAATCGACCGGATTTACGCGGAGAAAAACCTCACTCGCCCCCGCTACCAGGGCGACTTGCCCGACGGCAACGACGGCCTCGGCCTGATGCTGCTCGGCGTGACCGGCGACCAGGTGCTGCCAGCCGACGTGTACGCGACCATCAAGGCCAAGACGCTGACGCAGGTGCGCGGCACCGTGCAGGCTGACATTCTGAAGGAAGACCAGGCCCAGAACACCTGCATTTTCAGCACCGAATTTGCCCTGCGCCTGATGGGCGACGTGCAAGAATACTTCATCCAGCAGAAGGTGCGGAATTTCTACTCCGTGTCCATCTCCGGCTACCACATTGCCGAGGCTGGCGCTAACCCGATTACTCAGCTGGCCCTCACGCTAAGCAACGGCTTCACGTTTGTGGAGTATTACGTGAGCCGCGGCATGAGCGTGAACGACTTCGCACCCAACCTGAGCTTCTTCTTCTCCAACGGCATCGACCCGGAGTACGCCGTGATTGGGCGGGTGGCGCGCCGCATCTGGGCCAAGGCCATGAAGCTGAAGTACGGCGCCGACGCCCGCAGCCAGATGCTGAAGTACCACATCCAGACCTCGGGCCGCAGCCTGCACGCCCAGGAAATCGACTTCAACGACATCCGTACCACGCTGCAGGCGCTCTACGCCATCTACGACAACTGCAACTCCCTGCACACCAACGCATACGACGAGGCCATCACCACGCCCACCGAGGAATCGGTGCGCCGGGCCATGGCCATTCAGCTCATCATCAACCGCGAGCTGGGGCTGGCCAAAAACGAGAACCCGCTGCAAGGCTCCTTCATCATCGAGGAGCTGACCGACCTGGTGGAAGAAGCGGTGCTGCTAGAATTTGACCGCATCACGGAGCGCGGCGGCGTGCTCGGGGCCATGGAAACCATGTACCAGCGCGGCAAAATCCAGGAGGAAAGCATGCACTACGAGATGCTGAAGCACACCGGCGAGTACCCCATCATCGGGGTGAATACCTTCCTCTCGTCGAAGGGCTCGCCCACGGTGGTGCCGGCCGAAGTCATCCGCGCCACGGAGGAGGAAAAGCAGTACCAAATCGACATGCTCACCCTGCTGCACCAGCGCAACGCCGACCAGGCCCCAGCGCGGCTCAAGCAGCTGCAGCAAGTAGCAGTGGCCAACGGCAACCTCTTCGCCGAGCTGATGGAAACGGTGAAATACTGCTCGCTCGGGCAGATTACCAATGCGCTGTTTGAGGTCGGCGGGCAGTACCGGCGGAATATGTAG
- the fdhA gene encoding formaldehyde dehydrogenase, glutathione-independent, protein MADNRGVVYLGPGKVEVQGIDFPELKNPKGRKITHGVILKVVSTNICGSDQHMVRGRTTAAPGLVLGHEITGEVIETGDDVELLKKGDLVSVPFNVACGRCRNCREQQTGICLTVNEGRAGGAYGYVDMGGWVGGQAEYVMVPYADFNLLKFPDKAQAMEKIRDLTMLSDIFPTGFHGAIRAGVRPGATVYIAGAGPVGLAAAASSQLLGAAVVIVGDLNHARLAHARSFGCETVDLTQDATLAQQITQILGVPEVDCAVDCVGFEAHGEGWTAKEEVPAAVLNSLMEIARAGGSIGIPGLYVTADPGAQDKAAQKGSLSIRFGLGWAKSHSFYTGQTPVLSYNRQLMQAILYGKVQIAKAVNVEVITLDQAPEGYAEFDSGVAKKFVLNPHNLIPNAKPKVKEKATA, encoded by the coding sequence ATGGCAGACAATAGAGGCGTAGTGTATCTGGGACCCGGCAAAGTCGAGGTTCAAGGCATAGATTTTCCGGAGCTGAAAAACCCCAAGGGCCGAAAAATCACCCACGGGGTCATTTTGAAAGTCGTGTCCACCAACATCTGCGGCTCCGACCAGCACATGGTGCGCGGCCGGACCACGGCGGCACCGGGCCTGGTGCTGGGCCACGAAATCACGGGCGAGGTCATCGAAACCGGCGACGACGTGGAGTTACTGAAAAAAGGCGACCTGGTATCGGTACCGTTTAACGTGGCTTGCGGCCGCTGCCGCAACTGCCGCGAGCAGCAAACCGGCATCTGCCTGACCGTGAACGAGGGCCGCGCCGGGGGCGCCTACGGCTACGTCGACATGGGCGGCTGGGTAGGCGGGCAGGCCGAATACGTGATGGTGCCCTACGCCGATTTCAACCTGCTGAAGTTCCCAGACAAGGCCCAGGCCATGGAGAAAATCCGCGACCTGACCATGCTGAGCGACATTTTCCCCACCGGCTTCCACGGCGCCATCCGCGCCGGCGTGAGGCCAGGGGCCACAGTCTACATCGCCGGGGCTGGGCCAGTTGGACTAGCTGCCGCGGCTTCATCTCAATTACTGGGCGCAGCTGTGGTCATAGTGGGCGACCTGAACCATGCCCGCCTTGCCCACGCCCGCTCCTTCGGCTGCGAAACCGTAGACCTGACCCAAGACGCAACCTTGGCGCAGCAAATTACCCAGATTCTGGGAGTGCCCGAAGTGGACTGTGCCGTCGATTGCGTGGGGTTCGAAGCTCATGGCGAGGGCTGGACAGCAAAGGAGGAAGTGCCCGCCGCCGTGCTCAATTCGCTCATGGAAATTGCCCGGGCCGGTGGCTCCATCGGCATTCCCGGCCTATACGTGACCGCCGATCCCGGCGCCCAGGACAAGGCCGCTCAGAAGGGCAGCCTATCTATACGTTTCGGCCTGGGCTGGGCCAAGAGCCACTCCTTCTATACCGGCCAGACTCCAGTTTTGAGCTACAACCGCCAGCTCATGCAGGCCATTTTGTACGGCAAAGTGCAGATAGCGAAAGCGGTGAATGTGGAAGTAATTACGCTCGACCAAGCCCCCGAGGGCTACGCTGAGTTTGATAGCGGGGTAGCCAAGAAGTTTGTGCTGAACCCGCATAACCTGATTCCCAACGCAAAGCCCAAAGTCAAAGAAAAAGCAACCGCTTAG
- a CDS encoding bifunctional 5,10-methylenetetrahydrofolate dehydrogenase/5,10-methenyltetrahydrofolate cyclohydrolase — protein MSPVQTNNLIDGKQTAEDIKAEIAIEVASLRVAGEKVPHLAAILVGHDGGSETYVRNKVLACERVGFQSTLLRYEDDISEADLLAKVNELNNDPEIDGFIVQLPLPAHINPEKVIEAIRPEKDVDGFHPMNIGRMVAGLPALLPATPSGIVELLSRWGIKTSGKHCVVIGRSNIVGTPVSILLAKNLDTANCTVTLCHSRTQNLAEICRTADIVVAAIGRPEFVTADMVRPGAVVIDVGTTRVADANKKSGYTLKGDVNFAEVAPLASAITPVPGGVGPMTIAMLLLNTLRAAKGEIYPKSGS, from the coding sequence ATGAGCCCAGTTCAAACCAACAACCTCATCGACGGCAAACAAACCGCCGAGGACATCAAAGCCGAAATCGCCATTGAGGTCGCCAGCCTGAGAGTCGCCGGCGAAAAGGTGCCGCACCTGGCCGCCATCCTCGTGGGGCACGACGGCGGCTCCGAAACCTACGTGCGCAACAAGGTGCTAGCCTGCGAGCGGGTTGGCTTTCAATCTACGCTCTTGCGCTACGAAGACGATATCAGCGAGGCGGACCTGCTGGCCAAAGTAAACGAGCTGAACAACGACCCCGAGATTGACGGCTTCATTGTGCAACTGCCGTTGCCGGCCCACATCAACCCCGAGAAAGTCATCGAAGCCATTCGGCCGGAGAAGGACGTGGACGGTTTTCACCCCATGAACATTGGGCGCATGGTGGCCGGATTGCCGGCTTTGCTGCCCGCCACGCCGTCCGGCATTGTGGAGCTGCTCAGCCGCTGGGGCATCAAAACCAGTGGCAAGCACTGCGTGGTTATTGGCCGTTCCAACATCGTGGGGACGCCGGTTAGCATCCTGTTGGCCAAAAACCTGGATACGGCAAACTGCACTGTTACTTTATGCCATTCGCGCACGCAGAACCTGGCCGAAATCTGCCGGACGGCTGACATTGTGGTGGCTGCCATTGGCCGGCCCGAGTTTGTGACGGCCGACATGGTGCGGCCCGGCGCCGTGGTGATTGACGTTGGCACGACCCGGGTAGCCGACGCCAACAAGAAGAGCGGCTATACGCTGAAAGGAGACGTGAACTTTGCCGAGGTAGCGCCCCTGGCTTCGGCCATTACCCCGGTGCCGGGTGGCGTGGGTCCGATGACCATTGCCATGCTGCTGTTGAACACCCTGCGCGCTGCTAAAGGCGAAATATATCCCAAATCAGGAAGCTGA
- a CDS encoding 7-carboxy-7-deazaguanine synthase QueE has product MEQFYTIQGEGYNTGRAAYFIRLGGCDVGCHWCDVKESWDADAHPRQSIAQLVEAVLAHPGRDVVITGGEPLMHELGPLTAALQAAGCRTWLETSGAHPLSGTWDWICLSPKKFKAPLPDVLAAAHELKVVVFNGHDFAWAEEHAALVPASTRLYLQPEWSRAARMTPELVEYVKQHPRWQVSLQTHKYLDIP; this is encoded by the coding sequence ATGGAGCAGTTTTACACCATCCAGGGCGAGGGATATAACACCGGCCGGGCCGCTTATTTCATTCGGCTCGGGGGCTGCGACGTGGGCTGCCATTGGTGCGACGTAAAGGAATCGTGGGATGCCGATGCGCACCCCCGTCAGTCCATTGCCCAACTGGTAGAAGCCGTGCTGGCCCACCCGGGCCGCGACGTGGTGATTACCGGCGGCGAGCCGCTCATGCACGAGCTGGGCCCGCTCACGGCGGCCCTGCAGGCAGCCGGCTGCCGCACCTGGCTCGAAACTTCGGGCGCCCACCCGTTGTCCGGCACCTGGGATTGGATATGCCTTTCGCCTAAAAAATTCAAAGCGCCGCTGCCCGATGTGCTGGCGGCGGCCCACGAGCTGAAGGTGGTTGTGTTTAATGGCCACGATTTTGCTTGGGCCGAAGAACACGCGGCGCTGGTACCGGCCAGCACCCGCCTTTACTTACAGCCGGAATGGAGCCGCGCGGCTCGCATGACGCCCGAACTGGTGGAGTACGTGAAGCAGCACCCGCGCTGGCAGGTGTCGCTTCAGACCCACAAATACCTTGACATCCCGTAG
- a CDS encoding GlcG/HbpS family heme-binding protein, which translates to MGITLAQAQTALQAAHQKAIELNVKMNIAVVDAGANLVAFIRMDDAWLGSLDISIKKAKTARFFDMPTGEIGKLSQPGGPLFNIEHSNGGLITFPGGIPIPGHDGGNMGAIGVSGDSVENDHAVAQAGVQALAQPAR; encoded by the coding sequence ATGGGCATTACCCTAGCACAAGCACAAACGGCCCTGCAGGCCGCGCACCAGAAAGCCATTGAGCTGAATGTCAAGATGAACATCGCCGTGGTCGATGCGGGCGCCAACCTCGTGGCCTTCATCCGCATGGACGACGCTTGGCTGGGTTCGCTCGACATCTCCATTAAGAAGGCCAAAACGGCCCGCTTCTTCGACATGCCCACCGGCGAAATCGGCAAGCTTTCGCAGCCCGGCGGCCCCTTGTTCAACATCGAGCATTCCAACGGCGGCCTCATCACCTTTCCCGGCGGCATCCCCATTCCTGGGCACGATGGCGGCAACATGGGCGCCATCGGCGTATCGGGCGACTCGGTCGAAAATGACCACGCCGTGGCTCAAGCCGGCGTGCAGGCCTTGGCCCAACCAGCGCGATAA
- the lepA gene encoding translation elongation factor 4, giving the protein MKNIRNFCIIAHIDHGKSTLADRLLEFTSTVAKRDMQAQLLDNMDLERERGITIKSHAIQMQFPYKGEIYTLNLIDTPGHVDFSYEVSRSIAACEGALLIVDASQGIEAQTISNLYLAIGADLEIIPVLNKIDLPHAMPEEVTDEIVDLIGCKPEDILHASGKTGIGIEAILNAICDRIPAPKGDPQAPLQALIFDSVYNSYRGIEVLFRIKNGTMRKGDKVKFMATGKEYGADEIGILGLNQEPRQEMSAGNVGYLISGIKEAREVKVGDTITHVNRPTPDAIQGFADVKPMVFAGIYPVETTEYEELRSSMEKLQLNDASLVWEPETSVALGFGFRCGFLGMLHMEIVQERLEREFNMTVITTVPSVQFHAIGTKDQMLTINAPSEMPEPNLIKLIEEPFIKAQIITASEYVGPIITLCMEKRGIIKGQSYLTSERVELSFELPLSEIVFDFFDKLKTISRGYASLDYELIGFREADMVKLDVMLNGEKVDALSAIVHRSKSYDWGRRLCEKLRELLPRQMFDIAIQASIGQKIIARETVKALRKNVIAKCYGGDISRKRKLLEKQKEGKKRMRSVGSVEIPQEAFLAVLKID; this is encoded by the coding sequence GTGAAGAATATTCGTAACTTTTGCATCATTGCCCACATCGACCACGGTAAAAGCACGTTGGCGGACCGCCTGCTTGAGTTTACCAGCACCGTGGCCAAGCGCGACATGCAGGCCCAGCTGCTCGACAACATGGACCTGGAGCGCGAGCGCGGCATCACCATCAAGAGCCACGCCATCCAGATGCAGTTTCCCTACAAAGGGGAAATCTACACGCTGAACCTGATTGATACCCCCGGCCACGTCGACTTTAGCTACGAGGTGAGCCGCAGCATTGCCGCCTGCGAAGGCGCCCTGCTCATTGTGGACGCCTCGCAAGGCATCGAAGCCCAAACGATTTCCAACCTGTACCTCGCCATCGGGGCCGACCTGGAAATCATTCCGGTGCTCAATAAAATTGACCTCCCGCACGCCATGCCGGAGGAGGTGACCGACGAAATCGTGGACCTTATCGGCTGCAAACCGGAGGATATTCTCCACGCTTCGGGCAAAACCGGCATCGGCATCGAAGCTATTCTCAATGCCATTTGCGACCGGATTCCGGCGCCGAAAGGCGACCCGCAAGCCCCCTTGCAGGCCCTGATTTTCGACTCGGTGTACAACTCGTACCGCGGCATCGAAGTCCTGTTCCGCATCAAGAACGGTACCATGCGCAAGGGCGACAAAGTGAAGTTCATGGCCACCGGCAAGGAATACGGCGCCGATGAAATTGGCATTCTGGGCCTGAACCAGGAGCCGCGGCAGGAAATGAGCGCCGGCAACGTGGGCTACCTCATCTCGGGCATCAAGGAAGCCCGCGAGGTAAAGGTGGGCGACACCATTACGCACGTAAACCGGCCCACGCCGGATGCCATCCAGGGTTTTGCCGACGTGAAGCCGATGGTATTCGCCGGCATTTACCCGGTCGAAACCACCGAGTACGAAGAGCTGCGCTCCAGCATGGAAAAGCTTCAGCTCAACGACGCCTCCCTGGTCTGGGAGCCCGAAACATCGGTGGCGCTGGGCTTTGGCTTCCGCTGCGGCTTCCTGGGCATGCTGCACATGGAAATCGTGCAGGAGCGCCTCGAGCGTGAGTTCAACATGACGGTCATCACCACGGTACCGAGCGTGCAGTTCCACGCCATCGGTACCAAGGACCAGATGCTAACCATCAACGCGCCTTCGGAAATGCCGGAGCCCAACTTGATTAAGCTGATTGAGGAGCCGTTCATCAAGGCGCAGATTATTACGGCGTCGGAGTACGTGGGCCCCATTATCACGCTGTGCATGGAGAAACGCGGCATCATCAAGGGCCAGTCGTACCTCACTTCCGAGCGGGTTGAGCTGAGTTTCGAGCTGCCGCTGTCGGAAATTGTGTTTGACTTCTTTGATAAGCTCAAAACCATCAGCCGGGGCTACGCTTCGCTGGATTACGAGCTGATTGGCTTCCGCGAAGCCGATATGGTGAAGCTGGACGTGATGCTTAACGGCGAGAAGGTCGATGCCCTCTCCGCCATCGTGCACCGCTCCAAGAGCTACGACTGGGGCCGCCGCCTTTGCGAGAAGCTGCGCGAGCTGCTGCCCCGCCAGATGTTCGACATCGCCATTCAGGCCAGTATCGGCCAGAAAATCATTGCCCGCGAAACGGTCAAGGCCCTCCGCAAAAACGTAATTGCCAAGTGCTACGGCGGCGACATCAGCCGCAAGCGCAAGCTGCTCGAAAAGCAGAAAGAAGGCAAGAAGCGGATGCGCTCCGTGGGCTCCGTAGAAATCCCGCAAGAAGCCTTCCTGGCAGTTTTGAAAATCGATTGA